The window AGTTTCCTGGGCTGTGGGAGGATTGGTCCTTACAGCAGGCCTGTTGTTTGTAAGGTGGGAAACTCTAATACCACAACTTTTCTGCCGTCATATTGGTATTATGGCATCGTTGAGAAGTGAAAATACCAGTCTGAGTACAATGCATTCTTTGTTCTTATAAAGCTAAAAGAGCAGTACTGATGAGTTCCCACAGTTTGCTCTATTATAGATTGTGTTTGATGGGTAAAAACACCCTAGTTTAGTGTTATATTTGTGCTTGGTTTTTTTAATTTTATCCTTTTTGGTGGACCTTTAATTTGGTTATATCTTTTTACTGGCTATGCAGCAGAAGGAAAGGTCATAACCAGCGCCACAGACAAGCTGCTTTCCAGCGTACCACTAAAAAACTGGAAGCCAAGACGTACCCCAAAGCTACTGATAGTCATGGAAATAGGAAAGTAAGTAAAAGATGAAAATGAGTTTCTGAAAATTCTTAATTTTGTCAATGTACTTCAGATGTATCAATATATTGTATGGTATACCCTTTGTTCTTTTTACTAGTTTACAAAACAGTGAATGATGTATTACTTAGATAGTTAGACTATATATTCAAGAATTTTGAGGACTCAATTCCAGTTTTAATTCCTTTCAAGATCACAATTGAAAATCTTCAGCATTGTCTTTCCTTGCATTCCACTTGCATATCCCTTGAACCATTCGATTCTCAATGCTCGTGGCATAGGGGGTGTGCCACGAGTTGGAGAAGGCGGTGCCGGAACCTGATGACAAAGCGAAAATTGATTGTTCAAAGGCTTGGCTCTTTCTACAATTGTGATTGATCTTTGTGAAGGAATCATGAATGATGTACATTCAATTGTAAGCCAAACATAGTAACTTCTTTTATGCTACTGTGCAGCATGCTAACCTCTTTCATATCACATTGCGACCACCATAATGTTCCAAGTTCGTATTACTACACGCAGTAGCCATCTCTCTCATTATTGTACTTCCTCTGTTTCGCTGTATTATTCCTTTCGAAATCTTTTTGGTCGTAGCTTACAAGCAGGATCAATCAACCCATTTTGCTAAAAATAGATCAATCAATACATGCTATCAGATAACTAATATACTTGGTCAAATACACCAAAAAAAGAGTTTCATAACAATCAAGAATCCTCTCTTTCTATCAACGCCACCAAGGTTCTTAATCTTACCGTAGCATCTTGTTGCATGGCTTTTTGTTTTGAATCTCTTATCTTCAAATCAATGCAATTTCTTATGATTATGAGCTTAATTCTGTCTCATTTTACGTGAAGAATGTATATATATGACTAGAAAAGAGGTAGAAGAAGAACAAGAGATTCAAATAGAGCAGAAATGGAGGTGTTTCGCAAAATGCCAAAACAGATGATAGTGGAATTCCTATCAAGGCTCCCTCCCAAATCTCTGATGAGATTCAAGTGCATCCGTAAGTCATGGTATGCTCTGATCAATGATCCCAAGTTCATAGACAAGCACCTCCACTCGTACAACAAAGACTCCTACACTTGCTTCCTTCTCAAGCGCACCGTAGTTCCAAGAAGCCAAACTATCAAAGAGGAAATCTTATTTTCATTCCTTTATGTTCTTAATGATCATGATGCTGAAGACAGTCACCCTCAATGTGTTGTTGAAGACATCTATATTCCGTCTTCTATGGGCCTAAAGACCAAAGGCAACATTATCGAGCTCCCTGGGTCAGATGCTATTAGAACTATATACATTACAGATCATTGTGATGGGATCATTTGTCTAGTTCTTTATACCGGACACCTTGTGTTGTACAACCCGTCGATACGAGAACTCAACATTCTTCCCCCCTCATGTCTTCACGAGTCATTCTCTTGTAATGTGGGATTCGGATATGATCCAAAATGTAAGGATTACAAGGTGGTTAACATTGTAGAATCAGGTGAAGATTCATATGATCATAACCAACGTCTGGTTATTCATCCTCCAAGGGCAGAAGTATACACTTTGGGTACTGCTTCTTGGAGGCAAATCAAGGTTGATTATTTAGAAACAGAAACTACTAGCTTTTGGCCTGACATGTATCAAATGTGCTTCAAGGGAGTTTTCTATTGGTTGGGTCATGAACAAGATAAGGAATACCTATGTTATTATGACAGGCTTTCATCTCCAAGCATTAGGGATGTAATCCTTTTGTATGACATGGGTGAAGAGGTGTTTCATATTACACTACTTCCGGATAGTTTCAAGGACCAAGGAGCAGGACAGGCTCTATTTATGAGACTAACAGAGTGGAATGGATCTATTGCTCTGTTTGGCTTTTCCTATTTAGGTCCGGAAATCGAGTCCCTTAAGATATGGATGATGGACGACTTTGGCGGTTGGACAAGACACTTGAACTATGACTCCATAATGGGAATTTATATGTCGTTGGTGTTATGGAGAAGTGACGAAGTTCTTATGGTTGCCGATGACGGACGTATAGTCTCGTATAGTCTAAGTAGAGATAGGGTTAAGTATTTTCCAATTCAAGGTGCTTGGGGAGAATATCAAGGTTTCCTTTGTGTGAATTCGAATAGCATTGTTCCAGTCGAGGGAGGCACAAAAGCTTGAGAGCAAGAATATACAATGTACTAATGTCCTGTAACTTCTCTTACCGTTTCGTGTTTGTCGAATTGTTTACCAAAACGAATGAGACTGTTTACTACGTTGACTTGAAAAATTTCGAACATGATTAGCAAAAGAAGGGACGTGTATAGTAACCGAGAGATATGTACCGTGTGTATGAACAATACGTTAAATACTTAATTTTGGATTGAAAAGTTCAAAAATTGAACTCCATTTCAAATTACGAAGTACAATTTTTTTTTTTTTTTTTTTTTGAATCAGATAATTTTGTTACTTGTACACGACTAGAAGTTTAGAAGGCGCATACATCAAATTGACCTACTCATGACCACTGGTGTAATACCCCAGATTTTCATATCAATTTCCGTATATTATTTCCGAAATTAATGAAGGATTTTGTGTGGGAAATTCTTATTAGTATGTGTGAAGTTGAAGTTTCGGGAGTTAATTTTATTAAGGAGTCTTGACTTTTAAGAGGCCAAAAGTTGACTTTGTTATCTGTAACTTATTTTCGAAAACTTCCTTTATGGAAGTTGTAGAGTTTGGCGATACGAGTTCGTAGACACGCGGCACACGTAAAACGGATGTCGTATGAGAAAGTTATGGTCAGAGGAAGTTAGTTTCCGATTTTTGGAAGGTGTATAAATAGAAAGAGGGAACCCTAATTTTCAGAAAAGCCCTCTCTTTCTCTCTCCTCTCTCCCGACCCTCCCGCGCGCACTCTCCTTCTCCGGCACATAACTCCTCCATCCGACCACCAAATTGGACGCCACCGGTTCTGTTGGGTTCGCAGAGATCTCCTCTCCACTCTTGGGGCAGCGCCGCTCATCATCGCGCAGCCTAGATGCCGCCACGAGGCGGAGGAGCTGCTACAATCTCGCTGGAGTTCTTCTTTTTTCGGCCTCCAATCGAGACGCCGCCGGTCCCGTTCAACTCACACGGATGCCCCCTTCAATTCTAGGCTGGTGTGACACGGCGTAGCAAGCTAGAGACGGAGCTCTTGGCCGGAGAAGAGCACGGTTGTGTCACCGATCGGAACCGCCGTTTGCGGTGGTGACGAGGGGCAACCCTAGGTGAGTTTTGGTCATCTCTTCCTTTTGGTTGTGGCTAGGCATAGTTTGAAGCAAGATATTAAGGTTTCGAGCCCTGAAATTGCAGATTGAATTGTGAACCCGTTTTGCTGTTTTGAGGTGTTTTCCCAAACTGGTTGAAACCTCAGATATTAAAGTTGTTCATCTTGCTTCATTCTACAAGTTTGATGTTTTCAGTTTGCCCAAATTCTGAAGTTTTGGGGTGGCACGTGGGCCCACTCGCCGCCTCCTGTGGCAGAGCGTCCGACAGTGTTTCTAGTTTCATTTTTCTGTGGTTAGCTAGCTCTTGTTGTTGTGAGCTTGTTGAGAGGTGGAAATTCTAGGTTTTGAGCAAGGATTGCATGTTAGGACTTTAAGTTTAAGCTTAGGCTTATGTGAGGTTTGAGTTTAGGTTTTGAGAATTAGTGGCAGCTTTAGTGTGTCGTTAAGTTCGACGACTTTGGAAAGTTGTCCTCTCTTGAGCTAAGGGTTAGTTTAAGGGTGTTGTGATATCCTATAGTACTTTGGTTAGTAAGGTGTTAATTGTGTGATTTTTAGGTGATTTGTGAAGTTGTGATTTGGCTTGCTCTTGTTGTTTTGTGGAAGACGCAGCGGGAGTATTAGTGAGTAAATCTCACCAAGGTTCACTTTGGACTAAATTTTTATGGTCATTTTGATGATGATTATGATGATGGTTGTGATGATGATAATGATTATGATGATGATGGTTTTGATGATGATTATGATGAGGATTGTGATGATAATATAATGATGATAAAATGATGATGATGATGATTATAATTTAAAAATTATGTTTTTGTTTGTTTTAAAATATATGAGCTTAATCGCCAACGGCTCATAGGTAAGTTAAAACAAGTTTTCCTATTATATGATTATTTTTAAGGTTCATGTGATCATAATGTTTTTTGACACGACCCACCCCGAATTTCACCCTGAAACCCGGAGTAAGTCGTGCGGGGACCACCTCCAAGGAAAATTTACTGAAAAGATTAAGAAAATCTCCCTTGCAGATGGACAACCCTAACTCGAAAATTCCAAATTACACTCTTAATTCAACACTTCCAAACATCACATAATTATCCTTCAGAAATTCTACACATAATATACAATAATCCCAAAGTATTCAGAGCTACTAAACACAAGCGGAAGCAAGAAAACACGAGTAGGTTGAACATGTAACCTACTGACGAAAACTGGCAGAAATGCGGGTGACTATGCCTCGCCTCCTACTAGATCCAACCCGAACTCTGCAGACTGGGCAATTTAAAACGAAAGGCCCAGGGGAAAACATTTAATAACGTTAGAGTGAGTGGACAAAAATAAAATAATAAATAAAATATTTATGTTTCCCCAAATTAATATCTAAGGAAAAATCGAATGCATGCCGCAAGCGATAAAACTTTTATCTCATAAAATATCGAGCCTCTCAGACTCTATAATATATGTATATATTTACACTCGTCCATACTCCCTATATAAATTCATGGGTCTATATAGGGCTACTACGCTCGCGTCCAACGCTCACGTCACGCCTTAATGCGGTGCTACATTACGCCATCAAGGTGGACAGACGGGTGTATAAATATGTGTCCATACCCCCTATATGAATTAAACACTCAAATAGGGCTACTACGCTCACGTCCAACGCTCACGTCACACCATAATGCGGCTATATGCTACGCCATTAAGGTGGACAGACACATATGGCTAGCCAGCATTTTCTATACATACTCTCTCATAAATACATATTTATATTCACCGAAAATCCCATTTTCGGTAACTCTCTAAGAGAAATAAAAGCGTCAAAATTAATTGACGTCAAAACTCCAACAAAAGTAAATGTTCAATCATGAACCATAGCATGCATATTATTTCAAATAGAAGTCCACTCACAAATTAGGCCTAAGCCTGATGTCGATCTGGGGCCTCGTCTGCTCGAGCCTCCTCACGTCCTGTTCCAAATATAATATTAATTTCCCAACCAATAATCCAATATTTAATCAAAATAGGCAAAATTACCCGAGAGCCATAAATACGCTCATCATTGCCTAACTTCGATATTCTTAAATCGGAACGATCCGAACTTAAATATCATACTCAACAGTCGTAAATACAACCTCCCCAAAATACGACTTAAATCCTACGGCCGGATTCTACATTAATTAACCGCCAAAAATACCAAACTTCGGAAATTCACAAACCTATCCAAATCTCATCCAAAAATTCCATAAATCGCATCAATATACTCCTCTTAATATTCCACACTTAAAACCCTAAAAATCTCTTAACCGGCGGCTCCGCCGGCAGCGGCGGCCGGAGGCCAATTCCGGCGACCTCCAAAACCTATGAAATTTTGACAGAATAATCCTCTCATCATGCTCTACAACTTTCCTAACTAGCACAAACACCAATTCCAAGCCTAACTAGGGCAATCGACTAAAAACATCAAAAACACCATAAAACTTTCACCTCAAATTTCTCCTTACCTAGCTCAAGAGAGAGTGAGTCCTTTTAGGGCAAGGCTGCTGGGTTGGAGGGCTACAAAACCGTACCAAGCTTGCCCGGATTGGTGGCTGGAGGAGGGAGTTCCGACGGCCGAAAGTTCGGGGCAGCCTAGCCTTTCGGGCGGCACCGCTCTCTCACGGCGGCGCTAGGGGGGCTGTCACCGGTCCTGGAAGATAGCTGGGTCGGAGGGCAACCGAACGGGACCGGAGCGGCGGCAGGTGGTGGCCGGACGGCGGCGTACGGACGGCGAGAAGTTTCCGGCGGGGGAGAGGCTCGGGAGGAAACCGGGAAGAAAAGAGGAAGAAAAAGAAAGAATAAAAAAACTAGGTTTGGGCCTTACACCCCAAACCGGTCCATCCTTTTAAACAACCCAAATCCAAAAATAAAACACCCCGAAAAAATAAAACCCGAATAAAAATTACCTTTTACTAGCTAAAATTTACTATTTTTACCGTCGTCGTATTTTCCTCATACGAATAATCCTCCGCACATAATCGTCCCCGAAACCCCTCTAGGGACCAATTAAAATATTAACTCAATGATCGAGACGGTAAAATTCTTATTATAATCACGCTAGTAAATAAGGTAAAAATATAAGGGTCGGGATGTGACATTTTTAGCTATTGATAGATTATTCTTGTGGGAATATCTATGTTTGTTCATATAAATATATCTATGTGGAAGGATATAATTTTTATGATGTGCTCCTTGTGTTGATTGATGATGATTTTATTATATTGTGATTTGTTGTTTAAATAGTCAAACTGGGTTCCAAACCTTTAATCGGGTGATTGGTTACGGTTATAATGCTATTATTATTTTTTGATTTGATATTAGATAGTCAAACCGGGTTCCAAGCCTTTAATCGGGTGATTGGTTACGATTATGATGATTCTACTCTATTGTGATTTGTTGTTTAAATAGTCAAACCGGGTTCCAAGCTTTTAATCAGGTGATTGGTTACGGTTATGATGCTATTATTATTTTGTGATTTGATATTGGACAGTCAAACTGGGTTCCAAGCCTTTAGCCGGGTGATTGGTTATGGTTAGGAATAGAGCTCTAGTCCGTCTGTCGGTGTAGGTCATGAGAGGTACCTGAAGGTATCTGGGACCAATGGGTACATAAATTGTTGTTGTAGGTCATGAGAGGTATTTATTAATATTTGGGACTCATGGGTACATGTATATTTGTAAAAGTATTGGTTATGTGGTTTTAACATTGTGCTTAATCGTTGTTAATTAAATTTCTTGTTTTGAGTATCTCCTAAACTATGCTTAATGCAGGAGATTTTCAATTTTATTTGTGTGATTTTTAGTGGAATTTCTTAACTATCATTTTTGCAGGATTCACTTATGATTTTAATTGTTTTTGGAAATTGTTGTGTTTTCTTAATTTCTCTTTTTTGAATTTTCTTGTTTGAAGCGATTCCTGAACTAAGTTCTAAAGCATGAATTACCAGTTTTATCTTATGTAATGTTGGATTTAGTTATTTTTGGGAGTTACTCATACGAGCTTTTTAGCTTATCGGGTTTGTTGTTTACAACCCGGTGTACCAATTCATGGTGTAGGGGTTAGACCTGCAGGTGATGATCAGCAAAGTTGAGGCAGAGGCATAGTAGCTGGGTTTTAGATGTTGTATTTTTTATTTGTATATTATTCGGTTTGTTTTTTTAAGCGTATATGAGCGTCCTTATTTTACTAGACTTTTGAAGTTAATGTAATTAAGGAGATGTAATGTATAACTCAAAGATGAGTTTTGTTGATATTTACTTTTCCAGTTTTGAGTTTAATTTGGAAGTTGTTGATCAGGTTTTAGGAGTGATATTGTGAGTTATATCATGCCCAAATTTTTGAAATTTATCCTTCGAAAATATTGGGGTGTAACAACTAGAGTAGATGCCAACACAAATAACAAAATGACAATCAACCCTCATTTCAAATACGCTAATTTGAAATCTATTACAAGAGATCTCCAACTACTCATATCTAACTGCCATGTAGCAATAATACTAGTCGCTTGCGAACCTCAATTAGTGTACAATTAAATAAATCAAGAATTAAACAGAAATAATCTTCCATCACTTGTCTAGGAATGATCAAGGAGATTGAGCTACCTCCTTGCCCTTACTTTTAGAGTTAGCGGCACACCAAACTTCAGAGGTAGTAAGATGCGACAGAGAGGTACTCGGCTTCTTGTATGGTTTGAGAGGCCTTTGTAACCATGTGACCCCATTCTCTACCAAGAACTGGGTTAGGTTTTGAGCCCCACGGCCCAATCTGATCTGGGCACCCAACAAGAGACCCATAGCCCAACCGTCACTAACACCTACGTCTTCAGTAGTTCTGACCAAGGATGGCTAACCGTTGCCGGCACCGGTGCCCAAAGGGATGGGTTCTTAGCGCCTTTCGTTGATGGTCATCCCAAAAGCAATGACCTTCAACACTTATCGGTGCCCAAAGGGATGGGCGTCATTGTAAAGCGTCGCACGTCTAGGTTTGAGCCTTTTCGTCTGATTTCATGTCTCGTCGTTGAGCTCCGTTGTCGGCATCGTGCGTCGGGCTTCGAGCATTGTTAACGGGCTTTTCTCTTGCGTTTGTATATGAGAGAGAGACAGAGAGAGAGAGAGAGATGCGTAAATTTGTTATGAAATTGTGTGTTTTGGTTATTTTACAGTTAAAATTCGGGTCAGTCCTACAATTATGTTTTGGGTTATGTTTTGGGTCTGAACTCATGTTCTTACTGATATAAATTAAGTGAGTTTTTTGTGCTTTGATATTTGGTCATCATGTACTACTATGTCAAAAAATGTACTCGATACATTAGAAAGAAACTATAACAAACAAGGAATTAAGAGGATGGGTAAGCAGAATTGAACAATAATAGTGAATAACCTATTAATATACAATTCCATATAAATATCATTCTCAAACTTCCTCGTCTGGGAAAGAATGAGAAACTATATCGCTGCAATTATCTTGCATAACATCGTTGTTACCTCCCTTGATCGAAACGATACTATTAACATAAAATGCAGCTTCATAGTTACGTAGAGAAACGCCTTCCATAGGAAGATACTTACACTTTTTTGTACGAGAGTCATAAAAGATTACTACACTCTGATCCATACCAACATAAAGAAATTGATCGTTCTTCCCAGCAAATGCCAATGGAGAATAAATGCTCACAGCCGGCTCAAAGGTTAAGTATTTTATCCAAGAACCTTCAGTAGCACCAATTTCATCTAGCACCCATATGTCTGTGGAGTTCTCAATATTCCACCCGGAAATGGCAATGGATTCATTCCACAATCCAAACACCTTACAGCTCAAATTTGGAGATGATAATACGTGAAACGTCTCATCAGCTAAATGAAACGAAATCGTACAATCCTTGGGGCATTCGAAAACCTCATCTTCATCAGGTGTATAACATATCACTGTTTCGTTCGGATATTCTTTTGCACACCAATAAATTATTCCCTTACAATGTGTAGAGTTCACTGCGTAAATCTTCTGCAATGGCCACGCGGTAACAGTGTCCTTGACCAAATTATTAGTCTTGATTTCTTTCCAATAATTTGTGACGAGGCTGTATACTTCTGCTTTTGGAGGATGAATTATAACACGATCATCATCGATGAACTCTCGTTCATTTTGCAAAATTCTAACAACTTTATAAGTTTTGGATGTGAGATCATACCCAAATCCCATGGCAACTGTTGGCTCGACATCAGTTCTGAAGTCAGGGGAAGAGAGAAGAAGATTTGACACAGGAAGAAGCTTGAATTCCTTGATAGCCGGATTGCATAAAACAACTTTTTCTCGCATGTCAGATAAACAAACGATCCCATCGCAATGACCTAAAAGTTCTACCCTCTCGTACCCATAGCGATCAATCCTCATTAGACGCATTGAAGGTGGTACGTGGAGGTCCTCTATAACAGTATCAAGGTGATGCTCCTCCGCATCTTCTTCATCATCATCATCATCATAGAAGAGATTAAACAATGACAACACTACATCCTTTTTGCCAGTGTTCATGTCTCTTAGGACAAAACGCTTGAAAAGGATGGTGATGAAGGATGACAGTTTGTTGTGCTTCGAAACGGAGAGGTGCTTGGTGATGAAGTTGGGGTTGTTGATCAAGGCATACCA of the Fragaria vesca subsp. vesca linkage group LG6, FraVesHawaii_1.0, whole genome shotgun sequence genome contains:
- the LOC101309277 gene encoding F-box/kelch-repeat protein At3g06240-like; its protein translation is MEVFRKMPKQMIVEFLSRLPPKSLMRFKCIRKSWYALINDPKFIDKHLHSYNKDSYTCFLLKRTVVPRSQTIKEEILFSFLYVLNDHDAEDSHPQCVVEDIYIPSSMGLKTKGNIIELPGSDAIRTIYITDHCDGIICLVLYTGHLVLYNPSIRELNILPPSCLHESFSCNVGFGYDPKCKDYKVVNIVESGEDSYDHNQRLVIHPPRAEVYTLGTASWRQIKVDYLETETTSFWPDMYQMCFKGVFYWLGHEQDKEYLCYYDRLSSPSIRDVILLYDMGEEVFHITLLPDSFKDQGAGQALFMRLTEWNGSIALFGFSYLGPEIESLKIWMMDDFGGWTRHLNYDSIMGIYMSLVLWRSDEVLMVADDGRIVSYSLSRDRVKYFPIQGAWGEYQGFLCVNSNSIVPVEGGTKA
- the LOC101309569 gene encoding F-box/kelch-repeat protein At3g06240-like; this translates as MAKLSKLAEEMMVQILSRLPAKSLMRFKCIHTSWYALINNPNFITKHLSVSKHNKLSSFITILFKRFVLRDMNTGKKDVVLSLFNLFYDDDDDEEDAEEHHLDTVIEDLHVPPSMRLMRIDRYGYERVELLGHCDGIVCLSDMREKVVLCNPAIKEFKLLPVSNLLLSSPDFRTDVEPTVAMGFGYDLTSKTYKVVRILQNEREFIDDDRVIIHPPKAEVYSLVTNYWKEIKTNNLVKDTVTAWPLQKIYAVNSTHCKGIIYWCAKEYPNETVICYTPDEDEVFECPKDCTISFHLADETFHVLSSPNLSCKVFGLWNESIAISGWNIENSTDIWVLDEIGATEGSWIKYLTFEPAVSIYSPLAFAGKNDQFLYVGMDQSVVIFYDSRTKKCKYLPMEGVSLRNYEAAFYVNSIVSIKGGNNDVMQDNCSDIVSHSFPDEEV